In Zalophus californianus isolate mZalCal1 chromosome 17, mZalCal1.pri.v2, whole genome shotgun sequence, one DNA window encodes the following:
- the GSE1 gene encoding genetic suppressor element 1 isoform X9 — protein MGIPGSVGEGSSLSSESSPVSSPATNHSSPASTPKRVPMGPIIVPPGGHSVPSTPPVVTIAPTKTVNGVWRSESRQDAGSRGSSGGRERLIVEPPLPQEKAGGPAIPSHLLSTPYPFGISPSSVVQDSRFPPLNLQRPVHHVVPPSTVPEDYLRSFRPYHTTEDLRMSSLPPLGLDPAAAAAAYYHPSYLAPHPFPHPAFRMDDSYCLSALRSPFYPIPTPGSLPPLHPSAMHLHLSGVRYPPELSHSSLAALHSERMSSLSAERLQLDEELRREREREADREREKEREREREKEREREKELEREREKERERELERQREQRAREKDLLAAKALEPAFLPVAELHGLRSHAAEERGKPSEQLTPTRAEKLKEAGLQVSKPGQHPLHPTPTAHHAVPSLLSNHSIFPLPGSSATTALLIQRTNEEEKWLARQRRLRQEKEDRQSQVSEFRQQVLEQHLDMGRPPVPTEAEHRPESTRPGPNRPELGSRDPPQHFGGPPPLISPKPQHHSVPTGLWNPVSLMDSTLETRRAPESHPLHSHPTPFEPSRQAAVPLVKVERVYCPEKVEEGPRKREATPLDKYQPPPREAASLEHQAFPHGPGPFLAELEKSTQTILGQQRASLTQPAPFGELPGPLKPGSPYRPAAPRGPDPAYIYDEFLQQRRRLVSKLDLEERRRREAQEKGYFYDLDDSYDESDEEEVRAHLRCVAEQPPLKLDTSSEKLEFLQLFGLTTQQQKEELLTQKRRKRRRMLRERSPSPPTIQNKRQTPSPRLALSTRYSPDEMNNSPNFEEKKKFLTIFNLTHISAEKRKDKEKLVEMLHAMKQKALSAAVADPLRNSPRDSPAVSLSEPATQQASLDTEKPVGVAASLSDVANAMETGRLEQLRPQELSQVQEAAPASSEKARLSEAPGGKKSLSMLHYIRGPAPKDIPVPLSHSINGKSKPWEPFMAEEFAHQFHESVLQSTQKALQKHKGNVAVLSAEQNHKVDTSIHYNIPELQSSSRLPLPQHNGQQEAPPGRKGPLTQETDQDSEEDEEDGQGEDDEPPRRRWQGIEAIFEAYQEHMEEQNLERQVLQTQCRRLEAQHYSLSLTAEQLSHSMAELRSQKQKIVSERERLQAELDHLRKCLALPAMHWPRGYFKGYPR, from the exons GGTCTTCACTGAGCAGCGAGTCGTCCCCCGTGTCCTCGCCGGCCACCAACCACAGCTCCCCAGCCAGCACGCCCAAGCGCGTGCCCATGGGCCCCATCATCGTCCCCCCTGGGGGCCACAGTGTGCCCAGCACGCCCCCCGTGGTGACGATCGCCCCAACCAAGACCGTCAATGGCGTCTGGAGGAGCGAGAGCCGGCAG GACGCTGGCTCTCGGGGCAGCAGCGGTGGTCGGGAGCGCCTCATCGTGGAGCCCCCGCTGCCCCAGGAGAAGGCGGGGGGCCCAGCcatcccctcccacctgctcagcACCCCGTACCCTTTTGGCATCTCCCCCAGCTCTGTGGTGCAGGACTCGCGCTTCCCACCACTCAA CCTCCAGCGGCCTGTGCACCACGTGGTGCCCCCGAGCACCGTGCCCGAGGACTACCTGAGGAGCTTCCGGCCCTACCACACCACCGAGGACCTGCGCatgtcctccctgcctcccctcggCCTGgaccccgccgccgccgccgccgcctacTACCACCCAAGCTACCTGGCCCcgcacccattcccccacccggCCTTCAG GATGGATGACTCCTACTGCTTGTCAGCCCTACGGTCCCCCTtctaccccatccccacccccggctccctgcccccactgcacCCGTCTGCTATGCATCTGCACCTCTCCGGGGTCCGCTACCCCCCCGAGCTCTCCCACTCGTCCCTGGCCGCGCTGCACTCGGAGCGGATGTCCAGCCTCAGCGCCGAGAG GCTGCAGCTGGATGAGGAGCTGAGGCGCGAGCGGGAGCGGGAAGCCGACCGCGAGCGGGAGAAGGAGCGCGAGCGCGAGCGGGAGAAGGAGCGCGAGCGGGAGAAGGAGCTGGAGCGCGAGCGGGAGaaggagcgggagcgggagctgGAGCGCCAGCGGGAGCAGCGGGCCCGCGAGAAGGACCTGCTGGCGGCCAAGGCGCTGGAGCCGGCCTTCCTGCCCGTGGCCGAGCTGCACGGGCTGCGGAGCCACGCCGCCGAGGAGCGGGGCAAGCCCTCGGAGCAGCTGACCCCGACGCGCGCAG AGAAGCTGAAGGAGGCGGGCCTGCAAGTCTCGAAGCCCGGGCAGCACCCCTTGCACCCCACGCCCACCGCCCACCACGCCGTGCCCAGCCTCCTCTCCAACCACAGCATCTTCCCGCTGCCGGGCAGCAGCGCCACCACAGCCCTGCTGATCCAGCGCACCAACGAGGAGGAAAAGTGGCTGGCGCGGCAGCGACGGCTGCGGCAGGAGAAGGAAGACCGGCAGTCCCAGGTGTCGGAGTTTCGGCAGCAGGTGCTGGAGCAGCACCTGGACATGGGCCGGCCCCCGGTTCCCACGGAGGCGGAGCACAGGCCGGAGAGCACCAG GCCAGGACCGAACCGTCCAGAGCTGGGCAGCCGAGATCCCCCACAGCACTTTGGCGGGCCCCCGCCACTCATCTCGCCCAAGCCCCAGCACCATTCTGTGCCCACGGGCCTCTGGAACCCGGTGTCCCTGATGGACAGCACCCTGGAGACACGGCGGGCCCCTGAGAGCCACCCTCTGCACAGCCACCCCACTCCCTTTGAGCCCAGCCGCCAGGCAGCCGTCCCCCTGGTGAAAGTGGAACGGGTCTACTGCccagagaaggtggaggaggggcccCGGAAGCGAGAGGCCACCCCCCTGGACAAGTACCAGCCACCCCCAAGGGAGGCAGCGAGCCTGGAGCACCAGGCCTTTCCTCACGGGCCCGGGCCCTTTCTGGCTGAGCTGGAAAAATCCACCCAGACCATCCTGGGCCAGCAGCGGGCCTCCCTCACCCAGCCTGCCCCCTTTGGGGAGCTCCCGGGGCCCCTGAAGCCAGGCTCGCCCTACCGGCCTGCAGCCCCACGGGGCCCCGACCCCGCCTACATCTATGACGAGTTCCTGCAGCAGCGGCGGAGGCTGGTCAGCAAGCTGGACCTGGAGGAGCGCAGGCGGCGAGAGGCCCAGGAGAAAG GCTACTTCTACGACCTGGATGACTCTTACGACGAGAGCGACGAGGAGGAGGTCAGGGCCCACCTCCGCTGCGTGGCCGAGCAGCCGCCACTCAAGCTGGATACTTCCTCCGAG AAGCTAGAGTTTTTGCAACTTTTTGGCTTGACCACCCAACAGCAGAAGGAGGAATTGCTGACCCAGAAGCGGAGGAAGCGGCGGCGGATGCTGAGGGAGAGAAGCCCGTCACCCCCGACGATTCAGAACAAGCGGCAGACGCCTTCACCGAGACTGGCACTGTCCACGCGCTACAGTCCCGACGAGATGAACAATAGCCCCAACTTCGAAGAGAAGAAGAAGTTCCTGACCATCTTCAACCTGACTCACATCAGTGCCGAGAAGAGAAAAG ACAAAGAGAAACTTGTTGAAATGCTCCATGCCATGAAGCAGAAGGCCCTGTCCGCAGCAGTGGCAGACCCACTCAGGAATTCTCCGAGGGACAGTCCTGCTGTCTCCCTGAGCG AACCAGCCACGCAGCAAGCCTCTCTGGATACGGAGAAGCCTGTGGGTGTTGCTGCTTCCTTGTCTGATGTTGCAAACGCCATGGAGACTGGGAGACTGGAGCAGCTCCGGCCCCAGGAGCTGTCGCAGGTCCAGGAGGCAGCTCCTGCCAGCAGCGAGAAGGCCAGGCTGAGCGAGGCCCCCGGGGGCAAGAAGAGCCTAAGCATGCTTCATTACATCCGGGGCCCTGCGCCCAAGGACATTCCCGTGCCCCTGTCCCACAGCATCAACGGGAAGAGCAAGCCATGGGAGCCCTTCATGGCGGAGGAGTTTGCACATCAGTTCCACGAGTCTGTGCTGCAGTCCACCCAGAAGGCCCTGCAGAAGCATAAAG GGAACGTAGCCGTGCTGTCTGCAGAGCAGAACCACAAAGTGGACACGTCCATCCACTACAACATTCCCGAGCTCCAGTCCTCCAGccgcctccctctgccccagcacaACGGGCAGCAGGAGGCGCCCCCTGGGAGGAAGGGCCCCCTCACGCAGGAGACGGACCAGGACTCAGAGGAGGACGAGGAAGACGGGCAGGGGGAGGACGACGAACCCCCCAGGCGCAGGTGGCAAGGGATTGAGGCCATCTTCGAAGCTTACCAGGAACATATGGAAG AGCAAAACCTGGAGCGGCAGGTGCTGCAGACGCAGTGCAGACGGCTGGAGGCCCAGCACTATAGCCTCAGCCTCACAGCGGAGCAGCTCTCCCACAGCATGGCG GAGTTGAGGAGCCAGAAACAGAAGATTGTTTCAGAGAGGGAGCGACTCCAGGCAGAACTGGATCACTTAAGGAAGTGCCTTGCGTTGCCTGCAATGCATTGGCCTAGAGGTTACTTTAAGGGATATCCTAGGTGA
- the GSE1 gene encoding genetic suppressor element 1 isoform X7 yields MSHEPKSPSLGMLSTATRTTATVNPLTPSPLNGALVPSGSPATSSALSAQAAPSSSFAAALRKLAKQAEEPRGSSLSSESSPVSSPATNHSSPASTPKRVPMGPIIVPPGGHSVPSTPPVVTIAPTKTVNGVWRSESRQDAGSRGSSGGRERLIVEPPLPQEKAGGPAIPSHLLSTPYPFGISPSSVVQDSRFPPLNLQRPVHHVVPPSTVPEDYLRSFRPYHTTEDLRMSSLPPLGLDPAAAAAAYYHPSYLAPHPFPHPAFRMDDSYCLSALRSPFYPIPTPGSLPPLHPSAMHLHLSGVRYPPELSHSSLAALHSERMSSLSAERLQLDEELRREREREADREREKEREREREKEREREKELEREREKERERELERQREQRAREKDLLAAKALEPAFLPVAELHGLRSHAAEERGKPSEQLTPTRAEKLKEAGLQVSKPGQHPLHPTPTAHHAVPSLLSNHSIFPLPGSSATTALLIQRTNEEEKWLARQRRLRQEKEDRQSQVSEFRQQVLEQHLDMGRPPVPTEAEHRPESTRPGPNRPELGSRDPPQHFGGPPPLISPKPQHHSVPTGLWNPVSLMDSTLETRRAPESHPLHSHPTPFEPSRQAAVPLVKVERVYCPEKVEEGPRKREATPLDKYQPPPREAASLEHQAFPHGPGPFLAELEKSTQTILGQQRASLTQPAPFGELPGPLKPGSPYRPAAPRGPDPAYIYDEFLQQRRRLVSKLDLEERRRREAQEKGYFYDLDDSYDESDEEEVRAHLRCVAEQPPLKLDTSSEKLEFLQLFGLTTQQQKEELLTQKRRKRRRMLRERSPSPPTIQNKRQTPSPRLALSTRYSPDEMNNSPNFEEKKKFLTIFNLTHISAEKRKDKEKLVEMLHAMKQKALSAAVADPLRNSPRDSPAVSLSEPATQQASLDTEKPVGVAASLSDVANAMETGRLEQLRPQELSQVQEAAPASSEKARLSEAPGGKKSLSMLHYIRGPAPKDIPVPLSHSINGKSKPWEPFMAEEFAHQFHESVLQSTQKALQKHKGNVAVLSAEQNHKVDTSIHYNIPELQSSSRLPLPQHNGQQEAPPGRKGPLTQETDQDSEEDEEDGQGEDDEPPRRRWQGIEAIFEAYQEHMEEQNLERQVLQTQCRRLEAQHYSLSLTAEQLSHSMAELRSQKQKIVSERERLQAELDHLRKCLALPAMHWPRGYFKGYPR; encoded by the exons GGTCTTCACTGAGCAGCGAGTCGTCCCCCGTGTCCTCGCCGGCCACCAACCACAGCTCCCCAGCCAGCACGCCCAAGCGCGTGCCCATGGGCCCCATCATCGTCCCCCCTGGGGGCCACAGTGTGCCCAGCACGCCCCCCGTGGTGACGATCGCCCCAACCAAGACCGTCAATGGCGTCTGGAGGAGCGAGAGCCGGCAG GACGCTGGCTCTCGGGGCAGCAGCGGTGGTCGGGAGCGCCTCATCGTGGAGCCCCCGCTGCCCCAGGAGAAGGCGGGGGGCCCAGCcatcccctcccacctgctcagcACCCCGTACCCTTTTGGCATCTCCCCCAGCTCTGTGGTGCAGGACTCGCGCTTCCCACCACTCAA CCTCCAGCGGCCTGTGCACCACGTGGTGCCCCCGAGCACCGTGCCCGAGGACTACCTGAGGAGCTTCCGGCCCTACCACACCACCGAGGACCTGCGCatgtcctccctgcctcccctcggCCTGgaccccgccgccgccgccgccgcctacTACCACCCAAGCTACCTGGCCCcgcacccattcccccacccggCCTTCAG GATGGATGACTCCTACTGCTTGTCAGCCCTACGGTCCCCCTtctaccccatccccacccccggctccctgcccccactgcacCCGTCTGCTATGCATCTGCACCTCTCCGGGGTCCGCTACCCCCCCGAGCTCTCCCACTCGTCCCTGGCCGCGCTGCACTCGGAGCGGATGTCCAGCCTCAGCGCCGAGAG GCTGCAGCTGGATGAGGAGCTGAGGCGCGAGCGGGAGCGGGAAGCCGACCGCGAGCGGGAGAAGGAGCGCGAGCGCGAGCGGGAGAAGGAGCGCGAGCGGGAGAAGGAGCTGGAGCGCGAGCGGGAGaaggagcgggagcgggagctgGAGCGCCAGCGGGAGCAGCGGGCCCGCGAGAAGGACCTGCTGGCGGCCAAGGCGCTGGAGCCGGCCTTCCTGCCCGTGGCCGAGCTGCACGGGCTGCGGAGCCACGCCGCCGAGGAGCGGGGCAAGCCCTCGGAGCAGCTGACCCCGACGCGCGCAG AGAAGCTGAAGGAGGCGGGCCTGCAAGTCTCGAAGCCCGGGCAGCACCCCTTGCACCCCACGCCCACCGCCCACCACGCCGTGCCCAGCCTCCTCTCCAACCACAGCATCTTCCCGCTGCCGGGCAGCAGCGCCACCACAGCCCTGCTGATCCAGCGCACCAACGAGGAGGAAAAGTGGCTGGCGCGGCAGCGACGGCTGCGGCAGGAGAAGGAAGACCGGCAGTCCCAGGTGTCGGAGTTTCGGCAGCAGGTGCTGGAGCAGCACCTGGACATGGGCCGGCCCCCGGTTCCCACGGAGGCGGAGCACAGGCCGGAGAGCACCAG GCCAGGACCGAACCGTCCAGAGCTGGGCAGCCGAGATCCCCCACAGCACTTTGGCGGGCCCCCGCCACTCATCTCGCCCAAGCCCCAGCACCATTCTGTGCCCACGGGCCTCTGGAACCCGGTGTCCCTGATGGACAGCACCCTGGAGACACGGCGGGCCCCTGAGAGCCACCCTCTGCACAGCCACCCCACTCCCTTTGAGCCCAGCCGCCAGGCAGCCGTCCCCCTGGTGAAAGTGGAACGGGTCTACTGCccagagaaggtggaggaggggcccCGGAAGCGAGAGGCCACCCCCCTGGACAAGTACCAGCCACCCCCAAGGGAGGCAGCGAGCCTGGAGCACCAGGCCTTTCCTCACGGGCCCGGGCCCTTTCTGGCTGAGCTGGAAAAATCCACCCAGACCATCCTGGGCCAGCAGCGGGCCTCCCTCACCCAGCCTGCCCCCTTTGGGGAGCTCCCGGGGCCCCTGAAGCCAGGCTCGCCCTACCGGCCTGCAGCCCCACGGGGCCCCGACCCCGCCTACATCTATGACGAGTTCCTGCAGCAGCGGCGGAGGCTGGTCAGCAAGCTGGACCTGGAGGAGCGCAGGCGGCGAGAGGCCCAGGAGAAAG GCTACTTCTACGACCTGGATGACTCTTACGACGAGAGCGACGAGGAGGAGGTCAGGGCCCACCTCCGCTGCGTGGCCGAGCAGCCGCCACTCAAGCTGGATACTTCCTCCGAG AAGCTAGAGTTTTTGCAACTTTTTGGCTTGACCACCCAACAGCAGAAGGAGGAATTGCTGACCCAGAAGCGGAGGAAGCGGCGGCGGATGCTGAGGGAGAGAAGCCCGTCACCCCCGACGATTCAGAACAAGCGGCAGACGCCTTCACCGAGACTGGCACTGTCCACGCGCTACAGTCCCGACGAGATGAACAATAGCCCCAACTTCGAAGAGAAGAAGAAGTTCCTGACCATCTTCAACCTGACTCACATCAGTGCCGAGAAGAGAAAAG ACAAAGAGAAACTTGTTGAAATGCTCCATGCCATGAAGCAGAAGGCCCTGTCCGCAGCAGTGGCAGACCCACTCAGGAATTCTCCGAGGGACAGTCCTGCTGTCTCCCTGAGCG AACCAGCCACGCAGCAAGCCTCTCTGGATACGGAGAAGCCTGTGGGTGTTGCTGCTTCCTTGTCTGATGTTGCAAACGCCATGGAGACTGGGAGACTGGAGCAGCTCCGGCCCCAGGAGCTGTCGCAGGTCCAGGAGGCAGCTCCTGCCAGCAGCGAGAAGGCCAGGCTGAGCGAGGCCCCCGGGGGCAAGAAGAGCCTAAGCATGCTTCATTACATCCGGGGCCCTGCGCCCAAGGACATTCCCGTGCCCCTGTCCCACAGCATCAACGGGAAGAGCAAGCCATGGGAGCCCTTCATGGCGGAGGAGTTTGCACATCAGTTCCACGAGTCTGTGCTGCAGTCCACCCAGAAGGCCCTGCAGAAGCATAAAG GGAACGTAGCCGTGCTGTCTGCAGAGCAGAACCACAAAGTGGACACGTCCATCCACTACAACATTCCCGAGCTCCAGTCCTCCAGccgcctccctctgccccagcacaACGGGCAGCAGGAGGCGCCCCCTGGGAGGAAGGGCCCCCTCACGCAGGAGACGGACCAGGACTCAGAGGAGGACGAGGAAGACGGGCAGGGGGAGGACGACGAACCCCCCAGGCGCAGGTGGCAAGGGATTGAGGCCATCTTCGAAGCTTACCAGGAACATATGGAAG AGCAAAACCTGGAGCGGCAGGTGCTGCAGACGCAGTGCAGACGGCTGGAGGCCCAGCACTATAGCCTCAGCCTCACAGCGGAGCAGCTCTCCCACAGCATGGCG GAGTTGAGGAGCCAGAAACAGAAGATTGTTTCAGAGAGGGAGCGACTCCAGGCAGAACTGGATCACTTAAGGAAGTGCCTTGCGTTGCCTGCAATGCATTGGCCTAGAGGTTACTTTAAGGGATATCCTAGGTGA
- the GSE1 gene encoding genetic suppressor element 1 isoform X11 → MGPIIVPPGGHSVPSTPPVVTIAPTKTVNGVWRSESRQDAGSRGSSGGRERLIVEPPLPQEKAGGPAIPSHLLSTPYPFGISPSSVVQDSRFPPLNLQRPVHHVVPPSTVPEDYLRSFRPYHTTEDLRMSSLPPLGLDPAAAAAAYYHPSYLAPHPFPHPAFRMDDSYCLSALRSPFYPIPTPGSLPPLHPSAMHLHLSGVRYPPELSHSSLAALHSERMSSLSAERLQLDEELRREREREADREREKEREREREKEREREKELEREREKERERELERQREQRAREKDLLAAKALEPAFLPVAELHGLRSHAAEERGKPSEQLTPTRAEKLKEAGLQVSKPGQHPLHPTPTAHHAVPSLLSNHSIFPLPGSSATTALLIQRTNEEEKWLARQRRLRQEKEDRQSQVSEFRQQVLEQHLDMGRPPVPTEAEHRPESTRPGPNRPELGSRDPPQHFGGPPPLISPKPQHHSVPTGLWNPVSLMDSTLETRRAPESHPLHSHPTPFEPSRQAAVPLVKVERVYCPEKVEEGPRKREATPLDKYQPPPREAASLEHQAFPHGPGPFLAELEKSTQTILGQQRASLTQPAPFGELPGPLKPGSPYRPAAPRGPDPAYIYDEFLQQRRRLVSKLDLEERRRREAQEKGYFYDLDDSYDESDEEEVRAHLRCVAEQPPLKLDTSSEKLEFLQLFGLTTQQQKEELLTQKRRKRRRMLRERSPSPPTIQNKRQTPSPRLALSTRYSPDEMNNSPNFEEKKKFLTIFNLTHISAEKRKDKEKLVEMLHAMKQKALSAAVADPLRNSPRDSPAVSLSEPATQQASLDTEKPVGVAASLSDVANAMETGRLEQLRPQELSQVQEAAPASSEKARLSEAPGGKKSLSMLHYIRGPAPKDIPVPLSHSINGKSKPWEPFMAEEFAHQFHESVLQSTQKALQKHKGNVAVLSAEQNHKVDTSIHYNIPELQSSSRLPLPQHNGQQEAPPGRKGPLTQETDQDSEEDEEDGQGEDDEPPRRRWQGIEAIFEAYQEHMEEQNLERQVLQTQCRRLEAQHYSLSLTAEQLSHSMAELRSQKQKIVSERERLQAELDHLRKCLALPAMHWPRGYFKGYPR, encoded by the exons ATGGGCCCCATCATCGTCCCCCCTGGGGGCCACAGTGTGCCCAGCACGCCCCCCGTGGTGACGATCGCCCCAACCAAGACCGTCAATGGCGTCTGGAGGAGCGAGAGCCGGCAG GACGCTGGCTCTCGGGGCAGCAGCGGTGGTCGGGAGCGCCTCATCGTGGAGCCCCCGCTGCCCCAGGAGAAGGCGGGGGGCCCAGCcatcccctcccacctgctcagcACCCCGTACCCTTTTGGCATCTCCCCCAGCTCTGTGGTGCAGGACTCGCGCTTCCCACCACTCAA CCTCCAGCGGCCTGTGCACCACGTGGTGCCCCCGAGCACCGTGCCCGAGGACTACCTGAGGAGCTTCCGGCCCTACCACACCACCGAGGACCTGCGCatgtcctccctgcctcccctcggCCTGgaccccgccgccgccgccgccgcctacTACCACCCAAGCTACCTGGCCCcgcacccattcccccacccggCCTTCAG GATGGATGACTCCTACTGCTTGTCAGCCCTACGGTCCCCCTtctaccccatccccacccccggctccctgcccccactgcacCCGTCTGCTATGCATCTGCACCTCTCCGGGGTCCGCTACCCCCCCGAGCTCTCCCACTCGTCCCTGGCCGCGCTGCACTCGGAGCGGATGTCCAGCCTCAGCGCCGAGAG GCTGCAGCTGGATGAGGAGCTGAGGCGCGAGCGGGAGCGGGAAGCCGACCGCGAGCGGGAGAAGGAGCGCGAGCGCGAGCGGGAGAAGGAGCGCGAGCGGGAGAAGGAGCTGGAGCGCGAGCGGGAGaaggagcgggagcgggagctgGAGCGCCAGCGGGAGCAGCGGGCCCGCGAGAAGGACCTGCTGGCGGCCAAGGCGCTGGAGCCGGCCTTCCTGCCCGTGGCCGAGCTGCACGGGCTGCGGAGCCACGCCGCCGAGGAGCGGGGCAAGCCCTCGGAGCAGCTGACCCCGACGCGCGCAG AGAAGCTGAAGGAGGCGGGCCTGCAAGTCTCGAAGCCCGGGCAGCACCCCTTGCACCCCACGCCCACCGCCCACCACGCCGTGCCCAGCCTCCTCTCCAACCACAGCATCTTCCCGCTGCCGGGCAGCAGCGCCACCACAGCCCTGCTGATCCAGCGCACCAACGAGGAGGAAAAGTGGCTGGCGCGGCAGCGACGGCTGCGGCAGGAGAAGGAAGACCGGCAGTCCCAGGTGTCGGAGTTTCGGCAGCAGGTGCTGGAGCAGCACCTGGACATGGGCCGGCCCCCGGTTCCCACGGAGGCGGAGCACAGGCCGGAGAGCACCAG GCCAGGACCGAACCGTCCAGAGCTGGGCAGCCGAGATCCCCCACAGCACTTTGGCGGGCCCCCGCCACTCATCTCGCCCAAGCCCCAGCACCATTCTGTGCCCACGGGCCTCTGGAACCCGGTGTCCCTGATGGACAGCACCCTGGAGACACGGCGGGCCCCTGAGAGCCACCCTCTGCACAGCCACCCCACTCCCTTTGAGCCCAGCCGCCAGGCAGCCGTCCCCCTGGTGAAAGTGGAACGGGTCTACTGCccagagaaggtggaggaggggcccCGGAAGCGAGAGGCCACCCCCCTGGACAAGTACCAGCCACCCCCAAGGGAGGCAGCGAGCCTGGAGCACCAGGCCTTTCCTCACGGGCCCGGGCCCTTTCTGGCTGAGCTGGAAAAATCCACCCAGACCATCCTGGGCCAGCAGCGGGCCTCCCTCACCCAGCCTGCCCCCTTTGGGGAGCTCCCGGGGCCCCTGAAGCCAGGCTCGCCCTACCGGCCTGCAGCCCCACGGGGCCCCGACCCCGCCTACATCTATGACGAGTTCCTGCAGCAGCGGCGGAGGCTGGTCAGCAAGCTGGACCTGGAGGAGCGCAGGCGGCGAGAGGCCCAGGAGAAAG GCTACTTCTACGACCTGGATGACTCTTACGACGAGAGCGACGAGGAGGAGGTCAGGGCCCACCTCCGCTGCGTGGCCGAGCAGCCGCCACTCAAGCTGGATACTTCCTCCGAG AAGCTAGAGTTTTTGCAACTTTTTGGCTTGACCACCCAACAGCAGAAGGAGGAATTGCTGACCCAGAAGCGGAGGAAGCGGCGGCGGATGCTGAGGGAGAGAAGCCCGTCACCCCCGACGATTCAGAACAAGCGGCAGACGCCTTCACCGAGACTGGCACTGTCCACGCGCTACAGTCCCGACGAGATGAACAATAGCCCCAACTTCGAAGAGAAGAAGAAGTTCCTGACCATCTTCAACCTGACTCACATCAGTGCCGAGAAGAGAAAAG ACAAAGAGAAACTTGTTGAAATGCTCCATGCCATGAAGCAGAAGGCCCTGTCCGCAGCAGTGGCAGACCCACTCAGGAATTCTCCGAGGGACAGTCCTGCTGTCTCCCTGAGCG AACCAGCCACGCAGCAAGCCTCTCTGGATACGGAGAAGCCTGTGGGTGTTGCTGCTTCCTTGTCTGATGTTGCAAACGCCATGGAGACTGGGAGACTGGAGCAGCTCCGGCCCCAGGAGCTGTCGCAGGTCCAGGAGGCAGCTCCTGCCAGCAGCGAGAAGGCCAGGCTGAGCGAGGCCCCCGGGGGCAAGAAGAGCCTAAGCATGCTTCATTACATCCGGGGCCCTGCGCCCAAGGACATTCCCGTGCCCCTGTCCCACAGCATCAACGGGAAGAGCAAGCCATGGGAGCCCTTCATGGCGGAGGAGTTTGCACATCAGTTCCACGAGTCTGTGCTGCAGTCCACCCAGAAGGCCCTGCAGAAGCATAAAG GGAACGTAGCCGTGCTGTCTGCAGAGCAGAACCACAAAGTGGACACGTCCATCCACTACAACATTCCCGAGCTCCAGTCCTCCAGccgcctccctctgccccagcacaACGGGCAGCAGGAGGCGCCCCCTGGGAGGAAGGGCCCCCTCACGCAGGAGACGGACCAGGACTCAGAGGAGGACGAGGAAGACGGGCAGGGGGAGGACGACGAACCCCCCAGGCGCAGGTGGCAAGGGATTGAGGCCATCTTCGAAGCTTACCAGGAACATATGGAAG AGCAAAACCTGGAGCGGCAGGTGCTGCAGACGCAGTGCAGACGGCTGGAGGCCCAGCACTATAGCCTCAGCCTCACAGCGGAGCAGCTCTCCCACAGCATGGCG GAGTTGAGGAGCCAGAAACAGAAGATTGTTTCAGAGAGGGAGCGACTCCAGGCAGAACTGGATCACTTAAGGAAGTGCCTTGCGTTGCCTGCAATGCATTGGCCTAGAGGTTACTTTAAGGGATATCCTAGGTGA